In Cryptomeria japonica chromosome 10, Sugi_1.0, whole genome shotgun sequence, a genomic segment contains:
- the LOC131858771 gene encoding probable GTP diphosphokinase RSH3, chloroplastic, which translates to MQVRASGDPYLRHCVETSIFLAMIGSRENVIIAGLLHDTLDDTSMDYSQLFGIFGKYVADLVQGVSRLSLISQFAHDNNTISNSVEADRLHTMFLAMMDVRVVLIKLADRLHSMRTLGALSLPKQQGIAKETLEIFAPLANRLGIWSWKAELEDLCFKYLNPHKYQELSARLSAILLSNLKSIVIMVLNIKCLVVGNLLLLNLYGRPKSLYNIYLKMLKKKQKIDEINDLCGLRLIVLNEKECYDAHRIVHHLWQGVPGEMLPDTDWLFQYTFRYQSLHTVVWGEDGHPLEIQIRTKEMHQQGSFVYKEGEVEHSSSIVQMVEWARWVLSEMMDTKLRLSYQESSLRSPCPFPFHKDGWPHMDKFCELPFCTDENLFVIVLEDDKCARSS; encoded by the exons ATGCAGGTGCGGGCTAGTGGTGATCCATACCTAAGACACTGTGTGGAGACATCAATTTTTCTTGCAATGATTGGATCTCGTGAGAATGTAATTATAGCTGGATTGCTCCATGATACACTTGATGACACTTCTATGGACTACAGTCAGTTATTTGGCATCTTTGGAAaatatgttgcagatttggtgcaaGGG GTATCTAGATTAAGTTTGATCAGTCAGTTTGCCCATGACAACAACACAATAAGCAACAGTGTTGAAGCAGACCGTCTTCATACAATGTTTCTTGCAATGATGGATGTAAGGGTAGTATTGATCAAATTGGCAGATAGGTTGCATAGTATGAGGACTTTAGGTGCTTTGAGTCTTCCAAAACAACAAGGAATTGCAAAAGAGACACTAGAGATTTTTGCTCCCTTAGCCAACCGTCTTGGAATTTGGAGCTGGAAAGCTGAATTAGAAGACCTCTGCTTCAAGTATCTGAATCCACACAAATACCAAGAACTCTCTGCCAGACTATCTG CAATACTGCTCAGTAATCTTAAAAGCATTGTAATCATGGTTCTG AATATAAAGTGTTTAGTTGTTGGGAATTTATTACTCCTCAATCTATATGGAAGACCTAAGAGCTTGTACAACATTTATCTGAAGATGTTGAA GAAGAAGCAGAAGATTGATGAAATCAATGACCTTTGTGGTCTTCGGCTTATTGTCTTAAATGAGAAAGAATGCTATGATGCACATCGCATTGTTCATCATTTGTGGCAAGGTGTCCCAGGGGA GATGCTTCCTGACACAGATTGGTTGTTTCAATATACCTTTAGGTATCAGTCTTTGCACACTGTTGTTTGGGGTGAGGATGGTCATCCCCTGGAAATACAAATACGGACTAAGGAAATGCATCAACAAGGAAG TTTTGTGTATAAGGAGGGTGAAGTAGAACACTCTTCGTCAATTGTCCAAATGGTGGAATGGGCAAGATGGGTGCTCAGTGAGATGATGGACACTAAGTTGAGACTTTCGTACCAGGAGTCAAGCTTGAGATCACCTTGCCCTTTCCCTTTTCACAAGGATGGTTGGCCACACATGGATAAGTTCTGTGAATTACCATTTTGCACGGATGAGAATCTTTTTGTGATTGTGTTGGAAGATGATAAA TGTGCTCGTTCAAGTTGA
- the LOC131858772 gene encoding replication protein A 70 kDa DNA-binding subunit A-like → MDVLTGNAIQLIYDGSVLVAPCLQIFAISNFGDGPEHGNRYRVDLSDGVHKQKASLPKKWIVILDLEIICTTHAIVGEPMFLCVKQEDTVVQTMPPLCDASAEPSTSTKCQGSGRQRSLFGGRVLAKDIYHYNTTKASGDVFSFDIVDREGTESRVTCFNELAKTHYDNIQVGVTYTLSGGAIKPANKIYNKLISGLEINLVDDSMVTACNDDSSIPKHRYAFTTLDQVATINNNSTIDVIGIVIRVDPTSTICKRDGTEVPRRTIKLVDMTRTTIDVTLWGAMVEKEGTELERRHYLQETTTLAIKNGRVCEFNGKYEIQASVDVKVYPLPSRYAFHLQCTSVTGSKLCVGL, encoded by the exons ATGGATGTGCTAACCGGAAACGCTATCCAGCTTATCTACGATGGGTCCGTCCTTGTGGCTCCATGTCTCCAAATATTTGCTATATCTAACTTTGGGGATGGACCTGAGCATGGCAATCGTTATAGAGTTGATCTTTCAGATGGCGTTCACAAACAAAAGGCATCCTTGCCAAAAAA GTGGATTGTTATTCTGGACTTAGAGATTATATGTACAACACATGCTATAGTTGGAGAACCAATGTTCCTTTGTGTAAAACAGGAAGACACTGTAGTACAAACTATGCCTCCTCTATGTGATGCAAGTGCCGAGCCAAGCACATCCACAAAATGTCAGGGTTCCGGGCGACAGAGATCATTGTTTGGG ggcCGTGTCCTAGCGAAGGACATCTATCACTATAATACAACAAAAGCAAGTGGTGATGTTTTTAGCTTTGACATTGTAGACAGAGAAGGTACTGAATCACGTGTTACGTGTTTCAATGAACTTGCAAAAACCCATTATGATAACATCCAAGTTGGAGTGACATACACATTATCTGGGGGAGCAATCAAGCCAGCCAATAAAATTTACAACAAACTCATCAGTGGACTAGAAATAAACTTGGTAGATGATTCAATGGTTACTGCCTGCAATGATGACTCTTCTATACCCAAGCACAGATACGCCTTCACAACTCTTGATCAAGTGGCTACCATAAATAACAACTCAACCATTGACGTTATTGGAATTGTCATTCGTGTTGATCCCACCTCAACAATATGCAAAAGAGATGGTACAGAGGTTCCTAGGCGTACCATTAAGTTAGTCGACATGACTCGAACAACCATCGATGTTACACTATGGGGCGCAATGGTAGAAAAGGAAGGTACTGAACTTGAGCGAAGGCATTATTTACAAGAAACAACTACTCTTGCTATCAAGAATGGTCGTGTATGTGAATTCAATGGAAAG tATGAGATTCAGGCATCTGTAGATGTCAAGGTATATCCCTTGCCTTCTAGATATGCCTTCCATCTGCAGTGTACATCTGTTACTGGGTCCAAGTTGTGTGTTGGTCTCTAA